Proteins from one Catenuloplanes atrovinosus genomic window:
- a CDS encoding DUF3455 domain-containing protein, translated as MGMRTLKRKMAFVAAAVVAAGVSAVTYQASAAEGPSLQPPAGLTIIGQFVVGNGTQTYTCSGGKFTGSSTPEAELYDGANRKIHHFGGPSWQSTSDGSLITAAPVANSPVPGAIPELLLEVKTRTGTGFLSRVTHIQRMNTFGGVAPSAACTDGQKTSVPYNANYIFWGN; from the coding sequence ATGGGCATGCGCACACTGAAGCGGAAGATGGCCTTCGTCGCAGCCGCCGTTGTCGCGGCAGGCGTCTCCGCGGTCACCTACCAAGCCTCCGCCGCCGAAGGCCCGTCGCTCCAGCCACCAGCAGGCCTCACCATCATCGGCCAGTTCGTGGTCGGCAACGGCACCCAGACCTACACCTGCTCCGGCGGCAAATTCACCGGCTCCTCGACCCCCGAGGCCGAGCTCTACGACGGCGCCAACCGCAAGATTCACCACTTCGGCGGCCCGAGCTGGCAGTCCACCTCGGACGGCTCCCTGATCACCGCCGCTCCGGTGGCCAATTCACCGGTCCCCGGCGCGATCCCCGAGCTGCTGCTCGAGGTGAAGACCCGCACCGGAACGGGATTCCTCAGCAGGGTGACCCACATCCAGCGGATGAACACCTTCGGCGGCGTGGCCCCGTCCGCTGCCTGCACCGATGGCCAGAAGACCAGCGTCCCCTACAACGCCAACTACATTTTCTGGGGAAACTGA
- a CDS encoding helix-turn-helix domain-containing protein has product MTAFAVVAGISRQYVFHIECGHRRTVSPETYKQIIDALGVDYDTLIKPEPAAAAARAAPALSPTGRSCRCSSPARRLRSSSCCRRRSRVPVADGSAAVGDLLGAVLPRGSSRQRQIWMVIGCPPIVVATAGVCTYPRSNFASAVAQLRQRPSGCSTGCGRRRRADRDRRTRPIPISRSGRSAGRSGRSRSSRRSQGWD; this is encoded by the coding sequence GTGACCGCGTTCGCGGTCGTCGCCGGCATCTCCCGGCAATACGTCTTTCACATCGAGTGCGGGCACCGGCGCACCGTCTCGCCCGAGACGTACAAGCAGATCATCGACGCCCTCGGCGTCGACTACGACACCCTCATCAAACCCGAGCCTGCGGCGGCAGCAGCACGAGCCGCACCGGCGCTGTCACCGACCGGCCGAAGCTGCCGCTGTTCATCCCCGGCGCGCCGGCTCCGTTCGTCTTCATGTTGCCGCAGGCGCAGTCGGGTGCCGGTCGCGGACGGCTCAGCGGCCGTTGGAGATCTCTTGGGTGCAGTCCTCCCGCGCGGCTCGTCGCGCCAGAGGCAGATCTGGATGGTGATCGGCTGTCCGCCGATAGTGGTGGCGACCGCGGGCGTGTGCACGTACCCCCGCTCGAACTTCGCCAGCGCGGTGGCGCAGCTACGCCAGCGGCCGTCGGGGTGCTCCACCGGATGCGGGCGCCGCCGGCGTGCGGATCGAGATCGTCGGACCCGGCCCATCCCCATTAGTAGGTCCGGCCGCAGTGCCGGGCGTAGCGGACGGAGCCGTTCATCTCGTCGAAGTCAAGGGTGGGACTGA
- a CDS encoding alpha/beta hydrolase family protein produces MRILTALAATVLLLTATATSAQADPGTGLALREPSGPYPVGARDLRLVDEDRADPWVPERRRELMITLWYPAVHDRGVPEPYVTAEESRLILARIGAPGLPPELLAGVGTHARTDTPPRRGRHPVVVLSPGFSFPRSSLTGLAEDLASRGYLVVGVDHTYEAAAVTFPDGRVTTCLVCDLVEGGTVNGGQVGESRAADVSFVLDDLAARRDVPADWSRVAMAGHSMGGNAAAQTMVRDRRVDAGVNLDGGFYPAVTRLDRPFLMVGAEERRPGTLESWDTSWANLTGWRRWITVTGTTHSSFTDYGLLGEQAGLPLQTMPGARITEITTEYVAQFAGRHLRGEPAPLLRGPHPDYPEVLFWRP; encoded by the coding sequence ATGAGGATATTGACCGCGCTCGCCGCGACCGTGCTGCTGCTCACGGCGACGGCGACGTCCGCACAGGCGGACCCGGGCACCGGCCTCGCGCTGCGGGAGCCCTCCGGTCCGTACCCGGTGGGTGCTCGTGATCTGCGCCTGGTCGACGAGGATCGGGCCGACCCGTGGGTGCCGGAGCGGCGCCGGGAACTGATGATCACACTGTGGTACCCGGCGGTGCACGATCGGGGCGTGCCGGAGCCGTACGTGACGGCGGAGGAGTCACGTCTGATCCTGGCCCGGATCGGCGCCCCGGGCCTGCCGCCGGAGCTGCTGGCCGGCGTCGGCACGCACGCCCGCACGGACACGCCGCCGAGGCGCGGGCGGCACCCCGTCGTGGTGCTCTCGCCCGGGTTCTCGTTCCCGCGCTCCTCGCTGACCGGGCTCGCGGAGGACCTGGCCAGCCGCGGCTACCTGGTGGTGGGCGTGGACCACACGTACGAGGCGGCCGCCGTCACGTTCCCGGACGGGCGGGTCACCACCTGCCTGGTCTGCGATCTGGTGGAGGGCGGGACCGTGAACGGCGGCCAGGTCGGCGAGAGCCGGGCCGCGGACGTGTCGTTCGTCCTCGACGACCTGGCGGCGCGGCGTGACGTGCCGGCCGACTGGTCCCGGGTGGCGATGGCCGGCCACTCCATGGGCGGCAACGCGGCGGCGCAGACCATGGTGCGGGACCGGCGCGTGGACGCGGGCGTCAACCTGGACGGTGGCTTCTACCCGGCGGTGACCCGGCTCGACCGGCCGTTCCTGATGGTCGGCGCGGAGGAGCGGCGGCCCGGGACGCTGGAGAGCTGGGACACCAGCTGGGCGAACCTGACCGGCTGGCGGCGCTGGATCACCGTCACCGGCACCACGCACAGCTCGTTCACCGACTACGGGCTGCTCGGCGAGCAGGCCGGGTTGCCGCTGCAGACGATGCCCGGTGCGCGGATCACGGAGATCACGACGGAGTACGTGGCGCAGTTCGCCGGCCGGCACCTCCGGGGCGAGCCGGCGCCGCTGCTGCGCGGGCCGCACCCGGACTACCCGGAGGTGCTGTTCTGGCGGCCGTGA
- a CDS encoding polymorphic toxin-type HINT domain-containing protein: MTDRNWQPAAELTQGDRLQVVGGNAASVVGISSETRHTATAYNLTVDSLHTYFVVVRTTPVLVHNANCGNLWGGKQDGWQHVLHEHVNGSPGVVAGNTTFADYLDPDDIADLVESAAQQRGIPNHGINPATGKVRDGTIHQETSGIQWARRVKIRWRSF, from the coding sequence GTGACAGACCGGAACTGGCAGCCGGCGGCGGAGCTTACCCAGGGGGATCGTCTGCAGGTCGTGGGAGGCAATGCTGCCTCTGTCGTCGGCATCAGCAGCGAAACGCGACATACAGCCACCGCCTACAACTTGACGGTCGATTCGCTTCATACGTATTTCGTGGTTGTCCGAACTACGCCGGTACTAGTTCATAATGCCAACTGCGGTAATCTGTGGGGTGGAAAGCAGGACGGTTGGCAGCATGTTCTCCACGAACATGTGAATGGAAGCCCGGGTGTAGTTGCGGGGAACACTACCTTTGCGGATTATTTGGATCCTGACGATATTGCTGACTTGGTCGAGAGTGCTGCGCAGCAGCGTGGAATTCCCAATCATGGAATCAACCCCGCCACGGGGAAGGTTCGCGACGGTACAATACATCAGGAAACTTCGGGTATCCAGTGGGCTCGCAGGGTGAAAATTCGGTGGAGGTCATTCTGA
- a CDS encoding MFS transporter, which translates to MTKFPDHLALSGLRPLFWSTAVSMVGQGAFATAAPLLVASITSDPLLVSLATVAIYVPWLLIGLPAGTLVDRSPRRAVMIIADLVRVLVIAAIAGAIAADQVSIWPVLAVIFLATSAQSFFDSASQATIPALLGTDEERLNEANGRFWTLDNVGRAFLGPLIGAMIFAWSRVGPFLFTALSFLVSALFVARLPAMGRPAQPTDRFVAALRGGIAHFRANRDLRLVSVVGAFYNFCFNVAAATLVLYADREFGLGPAGYGFVVAAMAVGAMAGGLGLSRRLGGVPTMAVIAGTLSLQGIAWLVIGAVPVLAVALAAAVLIGLASVLITVTSSGLIQRSVPDAMMGRATSVFRIFVIGFAGLGALAGGLIADAEGLRAGYFVAGGLLVPAGLALAVVPVLKKRH; encoded by the coding sequence ATGACAAAGTTCCCGGACCACCTCGCGCTCTCGGGGCTGCGGCCGCTGTTCTGGTCCACCGCCGTGTCGATGGTCGGCCAGGGGGCGTTCGCCACGGCCGCGCCGCTGCTGGTCGCCTCGATCACGTCGGATCCGCTGCTGGTCTCGCTGGCCACGGTGGCGATCTACGTGCCGTGGCTGCTCATCGGGCTGCCCGCCGGGACGCTGGTGGACCGTTCGCCGCGCCGCGCCGTGATGATCATCGCGGATCTGGTGCGCGTGCTCGTCATCGCGGCGATCGCCGGCGCCATCGCGGCCGACCAGGTGTCGATCTGGCCGGTGCTCGCCGTGATCTTCCTGGCCACGTCCGCGCAGAGCTTCTTCGACTCCGCGTCGCAGGCGACCATCCCGGCGCTGCTCGGGACGGACGAGGAGCGGCTGAACGAGGCCAACGGGAGGTTCTGGACGCTCGACAACGTCGGCCGGGCATTCCTCGGCCCGCTGATCGGAGCGATGATCTTCGCGTGGTCGCGGGTGGGCCCGTTCCTCTTCACGGCGCTGTCGTTCCTGGTGTCCGCGCTGTTCGTCGCGCGCCTTCCCGCGATGGGCAGGCCCGCGCAGCCCACGGATCGGTTCGTCGCGGCGCTGCGGGGCGGCATCGCCCACTTCCGGGCCAACCGCGATCTCCGGTTGGTCAGCGTCGTCGGAGCGTTCTACAACTTCTGCTTCAACGTCGCGGCGGCCACCCTGGTCCTCTACGCCGACCGGGAGTTCGGGCTCGGGCCCGCCGGCTACGGCTTCGTCGTCGCGGCCATGGCGGTCGGGGCGATGGCCGGCGGGCTGGGCCTGTCGCGGCGGCTCGGCGGCGTACCGACGATGGCCGTCATCGCGGGGACGCTGTCCCTGCAGGGAATCGCCTGGCTCGTCATCGGCGCCGTCCCGGTCCTCGCGGTGGCGCTCGCCGCGGCGGTCCTGATCGGGCTCGCCTCCGTCCTGATCACGGTCACCAGCTCCGGACTGATCCAGCGGAGCGTGCCGGACGCGATGATGGGCCGGGCCACCTCGGTCTTCCGCATCTTCGTCATCGGGTTCGCCGGTCTGGGCGCCCTGGCCGGCGGGCTCATCGCGGACGCGGAGGGGCTCCGGGCCGGTTACTTCGTGGCGGGCGGGCTCCTCGTCCCCGCCGGGCTCGCCCTCGCCGTCGTACCCGTCCTGAAGAAGCGTCACTGA
- a CDS encoding 2'-5' RNA ligase family protein, with product MSGSRIWPDEQTRLHFYLIPSLDLNGELDALIADYRDVLDEFPFLTLVQDEWLHITLHMVTGVAAEEVGDRQRRGLIRTVGTYLEGLGPMTLTAGPALATRNAVVLDIDGDLPGEPFHEIYTRIRAAVEDTIGVEAIEFDAMPPHLTLGYANGSGDSGRVQSLLRRKVRPSRAPFTLDEIHLVEVEQDALRTEYRWDPIATFPLLG from the coding sequence ATGTCGGGGTCTCGCATCTGGCCCGACGAGCAGACGCGTCTGCACTTCTACCTCATCCCCTCGCTGGACCTCAACGGTGAACTCGACGCGCTGATCGCGGACTACCGGGACGTGCTCGACGAGTTCCCGTTCCTGACGCTGGTGCAGGACGAGTGGCTGCACATCACGCTGCACATGGTCACCGGCGTGGCCGCCGAGGAGGTCGGCGACCGCCAGCGGCGCGGCCTGATCCGCACGGTCGGCACGTACCTGGAGGGTCTCGGACCGATGACACTCACCGCCGGGCCCGCGCTGGCCACCCGCAACGCCGTGGTCCTGGACATCGACGGCGACCTGCCCGGCGAGCCGTTCCACGAGATCTACACCCGCATCCGGGCCGCGGTCGAGGACACCATCGGCGTCGAGGCCATCGAGTTCGACGCCATGCCACCCCACCTGACCCTCGGCTACGCCAACGGCAGCGGCGACTCGGGCCGGGTCCAGAGCCTCCTGCGCCGCAAGGTCCGCCCGAGCCGCGCCCCGTTCACGCTGGACGAGATCCACCTGGTCGAGGTCGAACAGGACGCCCTCCGCACCGAATACCGCTGGGACCCCATCGCCACCTTCCCCCTCCTCGGCTGA
- a CDS encoding helix-turn-helix domain-containing protein — protein MTPDQRTLIGEHVRKRRISLGVSVAQAARDAGIGRSTWIAIEAGSRDTEDHTLGRVESALRWTPGTIDGLAGGGPDAGAGPETAGGDWVARLIAIRDNPRRSAHLRAMAAAHLAQLEALLAAADAEDAQRAPDERAG, from the coding sequence GTGACACCCGACCAGCGGACCCTCATCGGCGAGCACGTGCGCAAACGCCGTATCAGCCTTGGCGTATCCGTCGCTCAAGCCGCACGCGATGCCGGTATCGGCCGCTCCACGTGGATCGCCATCGAGGCGGGAAGCCGCGACACCGAGGATCACACCCTAGGCCGCGTTGAATCCGCCCTCCGATGGACGCCTGGCACCATCGATGGCCTCGCGGGCGGTGGGCCTGATGCCGGGGCGGGGCCGGAGACGGCGGGTGGCGATTGGGTCGCCCGGCTCATCGCTATCCGTGACAACCCGCGGCGCAGCGCGCACCTGCGCGCGATGGCCGCCGCTCACCTGGCTCAGCTTGAGGCGCTCCTCGCCGCCGCGGATGCCGAGGATGCGCAGCGGGCACCCGATGAACGTGCAGGGTGA
- a CDS encoding isochorismatase family protein, giving the protein MNRALIVVDVQESFRRGPRWAAVSVPDIAARAGRLVRDARDRGETVVWVLHAEPGTDGPFDPASGHVRPMDGLDPLPGEAVLTKTTRNAFTSTDLQRRLTLAGSRALTVCGIQTEQCCETTTRVAADLGYDVDFVTEATATFPIPHRDAPAGRSWDEILADPRTLGTDAIVERTEYALAGRFATIRTLDEILTR; this is encoded by the coding sequence ATGAACAGAGCGCTGATCGTCGTCGACGTGCAGGAGTCGTTCCGCCGTGGCCCACGCTGGGCCGCCGTCTCGGTCCCGGACATCGCCGCGCGGGCCGGCCGGCTCGTCCGGGACGCCCGCGACCGCGGCGAGACCGTCGTCTGGGTGCTGCACGCGGAGCCCGGCACGGACGGGCCGTTCGACCCGGCGTCCGGGCACGTCCGCCCGATGGACGGGCTCGACCCGCTGCCCGGCGAGGCGGTGCTGACCAAGACCACCCGGAACGCGTTCACCAGCACCGACCTCCAGCGGCGGCTCACCCTGGCCGGGAGCCGCGCACTGACCGTCTGCGGCATCCAGACCGAGCAGTGCTGCGAGACCACCACCCGGGTCGCCGCCGACCTCGGATACGACGTCGACTTCGTGACCGAGGCGACCGCCACGTTCCCGATCCCGCACCGGGACGCGCCCGCCGGCCGCTCCTGGGACGAGATCCTGGCCGACCCGCGCACGCTCGGCACCGACGCGATCGTCGAGCGCACCGAGTACGCGCTGGCCGGGCGGTTCGCCACCATCCGTACCCTCGATGAGATCCTGACCCGATGA
- a CDS encoding GlxA family transcriptional regulator translates to MTTVVFLLVPGVHLLDLAGPAQVFDTAGYDLRYVAEQEDVRSAQGVTIRAARDWPDADLVVVPGWRASPTLAGTGPLSGATLARLRAHHDAGGTVASVCAGADALGRAGLLDGRRCTTHHELQDELARRHPRATVVRDVLFTVDGRVVTSAGIASGIDLSLHLVAAAHGPATAARVARAMVVYARRNGDDAQHSAMLRHRAHLSDAVHRAQDVIDARFTERLPLDDLAAGAGVAPRTLTRLFRAATGLTPLRYQQELRLERAQHLIAHGATVEAAAHATGFADARMLRRLRSRAPVPPKR, encoded by the coding sequence ATGACCACGGTCGTCTTCCTGCTCGTGCCCGGCGTGCACCTGCTCGACCTGGCCGGCCCCGCCCAGGTCTTCGACACCGCCGGTTACGACCTGCGGTACGTGGCCGAGCAGGAGGACGTCCGATCCGCCCAGGGCGTCACGATCCGCGCCGCACGGGACTGGCCGGACGCCGACCTGGTCGTGGTCCCGGGCTGGCGCGCCTCGCCCACGCTGGCCGGCACCGGCCCGCTGTCCGGCGCCACGCTGGCCCGGCTGCGCGCCCACCACGACGCGGGCGGCACCGTGGCCAGCGTCTGCGCCGGCGCGGACGCGCTCGGCCGGGCCGGCCTGCTCGACGGCCGGCGCTGCACCACCCACCACGAGCTCCAGGACGAATTGGCCCGCCGCCATCCGCGCGCCACCGTGGTCCGCGACGTGCTGTTCACGGTCGACGGCCGGGTGGTCACGTCCGCCGGCATCGCCAGCGGCATCGACCTGTCCCTGCACCTGGTCGCCGCCGCGCACGGCCCCGCGACCGCCGCGCGGGTCGCCCGCGCCATGGTCGTCTACGCCCGCCGCAACGGCGACGACGCCCAGCACAGCGCCATGCTCCGGCACCGTGCCCACCTCAGCGACGCGGTGCACCGCGCCCAGGACGTCATCGACGCGCGGTTCACCGAACGGCTGCCGCTCGACGACCTGGCCGCCGGCGCCGGCGTCGCGCCGCGCACCCTCACCCGCCTGTTCCGCGCCGCGACCGGCCTGACGCCCCTGCGCTACCAGCAGGAACTGCGCCTGGAACGCGCCCAGCACCTGATCGCCCACGGCGCCACCGTGGAAGCCGCCGCGCACGCCACCGGCTTCGCCGACGCACGCATGCTCCGCCGGCTCAGGTCACGGGCTCCCGTACCGCCGAAGAGGTGA